The following coding sequences lie in one Rutidosis leptorrhynchoides isolate AG116_Rl617_1_P2 chromosome 4, CSIRO_AGI_Rlap_v1, whole genome shotgun sequence genomic window:
- the LOC139904496 gene encoding uncharacterized protein, producing MADWGPVLVAVVLFVLLTPGLLFQLPGHNRLVEFGSMRTSCPAVIVHAIIFFGMLTLFLITVGVHIYAG from the coding sequence ATGGCGGATTGGGGCCCGGTTCTAGTAGCAGTGGTGTTGTTTGTGCTGTTAACACCTGGATTATTGTTTCAGTTGCCTGGTCACAATAGGCTGGTTGAGTTTGGTAGCATGAGGACCAGCTGCCCTGCTGTTATCGTTCATGCCATTATCTTTTTCGGCATGCTTACACTCTTTCTTATAACCGTCGGCGTACACATTTATGCTGGCTAG
- the LOC139904497 gene encoding CBS domain-containing protein CBSCBSPB1-like — MPASHAGSSSRRSMALTSSSSHKKKVPENGAPDHRRSSISSTRSMGLTGERTVKRLRLSKALTAPETTSIYEACRRMAARKVDALLVTDSRSLLCGILTDKDIATRVIAREIDFETTPVSKVMTRNPVFVLADSLAVEALQKMVQGMFKHLPVVEHGQVIALLDIEKCLYDAIARMERAAEKGKAIAAAVEGVEKHWGSSVSGSNAFVESLRERMFRPSLSTIISENPKVVTVSPSDTVVTATKRMLEFRMSSVVATVDNKPVGILTSKDILMRVIAQDLRPELILVEKVMTPNPECATLDTPIVNALHNMHDGKYLHLPVVDREGAVIAIVDVLQITHAAITTVGNTAGIDNEAASSMMQKFWDSAMAITPVEEDDEIRSVSSFRLMSEADSLKSFPHPSSMLPNTFGFKIQDKHGRMHRFICDTRSLADLITAILQRLGDEIDRRNLPHILYEDEDHDMVVLATDSDLSAAVEHARLSGWKGLKLHLDYSGTPKRRIGSTEKSSLDFVQRDAWTTAYSSVAAGAALVAGLGMVAFLRRSGN, encoded by the exons ATGCCGGCTAGTCATGCAGGTTCTTCATCACGAAGAAGCATGGCGTTAACATCTTCGTCTTCACACAAGAAAAAAGTTCCTGAAAATGGAGCACCTGATCATCGTAGATCATCGATTAGTTCTACACGTTCAAT GGGGTTAACGGGAGAGCGTACAGTCAAAAGATTACGTCTCTCGAAAGCTTTGACAGCACCTGAAACGACAAGCATCTATGAAGCATGCCGTCGAATGGCTGCTAGAAAAGTTGATGCTCTTTTGGTTACCGATTCAAGATCTTTACTATGTGGAATATTGACAGACAAG GATATTGCAACAAGAGTTATTGCTCGTGAGATTGATTTCGAGACCACGCCTGTCTCAAAAGTGATGACAAGGAACCCGGTTTTTGTACTAGCTGATTCTCTTGCTGTTGAAGCCCTGCAAAAAATGGTCCAAG GAATGTTTAAACACTTGCCAGTTGTAGAACACGGACAGGTAATTGCGTTGCTTGACATAGAAAAATGTTTATATGACGCGATTGCACGTATGGAACGTGCAGCTGAAAAAGGAAAAGCTATTGCAGCTGCGGTTGAGGGCGTCGAAAAACACTGGGGATCATCAGTTTCAG GTTCGAATGCGTTTGTTGAATCGCTTCGTGAGCGAATGTTCAGGCCATCTTTATCTACCATAATATCTGAGAATCCAAA GGTTGTTACAGTTTCACCGAGTGACACAGTTGTAACGGCGACAAAAAGGATGCTTGAGTTTCGTATGAGTTCTGTTGTTGCAACTGTAGATAACAAGCCCGTCGGGATTTTAAC ATCGAAGGATATTTTAATGAGAGTGATAGCACAAGATCTACGGCCTGAATTGATTTTAGTTGAGAAG GTGATGACTCCTAATCCAGAATGTGCAACGCTCGATACGCCTATCGTTAATGCCCTGCATAACATGCATGATGGAAAGTATTTGCATCTTCCCGTAGTTGATAGAG AGGGAGCTGTTATTGCCATTGTTGATGTACTTCAGATAACTCATGCTGCAATAACCACA GTGGGAAACACGGCAGGCATAGATAATGAAGCTGCAAGTTCAATGATGCAGAAGTTTTGGGATTCTGCAATGGCAATAACTCCggtagaagaagatgatgaaataaGAAG TGTGAGTTCTTTCAGATTAATGTCGGAAGCAGATTCTTTAAAGTCTTTTCCTCATCCTTCATCAATGCTACCTAATACATTCGGTTTTAAGATTCAAGATAAACATGGTCGGATGCATAGATTCATTTGCG ATACTCGAAGTCTGGCAGATCTTATAACCGCAATACTTCAGAGATTAGGTGATGAAATTGACCGCAGAAACCTCCCACATATTCTG TATGAAGATGAAGATCATGACATGGTGGTACTTGCAACAGATAGTGATCTTTCTGCAGCTGTTGAACATGCAAGATTATCTGGATGGAAG GGTTTAAAGTTACATCTAGATTATTCGGGAACACCTAAACGTCGAATAGGCTCAACAGAAAAATCTAGTCTGGACTTCGTTCAGCGAGATGCATGGACCACAGCGTACAGTTCGGTTGCAGCTGGAGCCGCTTTAGTAGCTGGTTTAGGCATGGTTGCTTTTTTAAGAAGATCTGGCAACTGA